The stretch of DNA CCTTAGGCTGTTTCCATTCACTCCTGTATGGATCAGGAGCCCACTTAGAGGTCAAGATAACCCAGGGTCAAAGGATTCTGGATCAACCACAGCCAACAGGGCTGGGGAAGAACTGGTGTATGGATTGCCTAGCTGTGGTGGAAGGGGGGACAATAGGGCTAGGGGAGTgcctgtaacccccccccccacctcctttccTGGTGCCAATGGCTCTCTGCTAAGCTCCTACACTCCCCATCTCCCTAGCAGCCTCTACACCACGGAAGGTCTACGACACCCGGGAGGGTGGGGGCGGCAGCAGGGCATCCGGCACCCAAATCGACTGTGATGAGGACAAGTACCGCCGGCGGCCAACGCTCAGTTGGTTCGCGCAGCTTCTGAAGTAAGTGGTcggtggtggggtgggaggaaaccAGTGCACATGCATGATAGGGCCGCAATCTCGGTTGGAGCCTGTAGGTATTACCATAATACTGCTAATGTGCCCCCAATCTTATTTGCGGTCTCTAGGCGCTACCATAATACTGCTAATGATGCACATGCCCAGATGTGCCCCTGATCTTGCTTTGGGCCTCTGGGCACTGCTACTGTCATGCTAATAACAAGTCCCCCTGGCAGGAATCGCTCTGGGTCCAAGAAGCGGCAGCCAAGATCCCTGATGCAGCGGTTTGTCATCATCCTCCTGATTGGCGGCATCGGCTTCCTAACCCTGATCATCATCATGTCAAAGCTGGGCCGGGCCTCGGCCGACAATGACCCCAACCTGGACCCCATGTTCAACCCCCACATCCGGGTGGGCCAGGAATGAACTGAGCTGGTGGCTCCTCCCTGGGCACCAAGAATGGCCTGCCAAGGCAGGGATGCTGGGGACTGGCAGCTGCAagtggggctctggggggagtACAAGGGGAAGCCCCCAGCCAGGACACTGCTGGGTCAGCTCAGCTGAGAGTCAAAACATGAAACTGATGAGGGGGTGTGTGAAGTGACTTTGGCctcttttaaaaatgagactCAAATAAATCTCTAggtggggtgggcagagcaggattgggaggaaaggggaggctTGTACAGCTGTGGATTGGGGCCCCCGAGATGGGCTGGAATGAGCCCTCTGGTCGCGAAGTGCTCCAGCTGAGAATCCTTTCCGCTGTAGCTGTTCAGCTTTGGAATGGGCCAGGCAAGAGGAAAGCGTCTGGTGATCGGGGAGGGCTTGTGCTGCTAGTGCGAGTGTGTCCAAGGACGGGCAAGTGAGAGGCAGCACAGGAACGgaagcctggactcctgggttccgttgCCAGCCCACAAGGATTTATTGGTCAGAGCAGGGAGAtggggagccaggattcctgagttctgttcccactgCTGCTGACCCTGTTGTTCAGTCCCAGGTGAGTCACTTCCcagccccatgcctcagtttctccactctGTAACTAGCAATGCTGCTGgtggtgtgtgtgcagggaaatTGGGCATTTCCATTCCTGCCTGCAGAAAAGCTGGGTGGTAGCAGCACTGAAGGGCAAACGTCCCACACCTTCTTGGAAGCGTGAACTCCATGGCATTACAGCCGTGCCCCCCTGAAACTGGTATCTGGCTCCTTAAACCCTGGGCTTGAATGCCCTTCCCCTAGGAGCCTCTCAACTGTCCATCACTTGGAACTTGCCAACCCAGTATGTCTCAGTGGGTGAGAACACAATTGTCTGAATGCAGGTGTTTGAAAGGGTTCAGGGCTCTTTTGTTCCCCTTTCCCATTCTCTAATCCTGGGCAGCCTCTGCTTCCTCAGAGGTGCCTTGTAAAACCCATCCCATATTTGATGGACCAATTCCTGTAGCCTCAAAACACTTCAGAGCTCTCTGATTCTAAGCCCATCTGCTACGTTAAGCCACCTTGTGCTTTATTCACCCTTGTCCCCAAAACCCCTTTGTCCAGAGGAGGGAGATGTAATTATTTTCCTGGTCTCAACTAGATGGGAGACAGCGGATCTGTTTGACACCGCCAGCTGCTGGGACTTTTGGGGGAGGCCTGTTCCAACAGAAACCTCCTTTCCTgcctggggatggggcaggattgCAGCCCCACCCACAGACCACACATAAAACTGCCCTTCTGCTTTGCTGGGAATGGGAGTGGTACAGAATCTTCCATCATCCCTCTGCTCCCACACATCCTTTGGGGGTTCAAATGGAATGGACACTGGATCCCAACCCtctccctgccacacacacacgttttagTTTTGCAAATGCAGCTCAAACCAAATGACAGTAACCAGCCCCTTGTCGCATCCTCATTTGCCCTCCCTCCTACTGAGCTatattgggggggcgggggaggtatAACTTACTTTCACCTATTCTAATTTTTAACATCAGTAACTACCTGGGCCTTAACTTTGCCAGAATTTGATGGGCAAATACTGAGATCCACCCCTCTATGTCCAGTATTATTTGCAGGGATGAGATGTCGTTAACCCCCTCCTCCAACGTCATCTCCGTTGAGCGGAGCCTTCGCTTCCCATCTCAGAATaccaggggaaagggaaggagttgGCTGGGCCTCTTGGGTGTGATTATTTTACTAACGAGAATGGGGTGGGGTTGGTGTCCCCCTGCATCccatgggggtgtggggggggtgtaatTCCAAAGTTGGTCCCTCCATCTCTGTACAGAGCTGTCACCATGGGTGCTTTGGGCTGTCCCCTACTGGAAAGGGGCATGCGTGTGTGTGAAGTATTGACCTGTTCTGGAGTTTAGGGAGGGGATGGGACATGCTGGTCAGCACTGGAGCTTaaagatggggggtgggaggggaagagacttcctggcttgtggattttCAGAGTTCTGGTGGGGATGGGGTTTCATGCTTTGAATACAGTTGTTTTCCTTCTATTTATTGAAATGGTTGATAGGAGACAGTTCTTCCTGTAGGGTTTGAAATGCATGGGGGGCCGCAGTGACCAAAGAGAGCACACACCACGCCCCCTGCCCAAAAACTGACCATTGCCTCCAATCCCACTGCTTtcctgtgtccagctctttgACTGGGCCTTAGTCCAGATCTGCTGTTTTGCAACCTCCCAAGCTCCCACCCTTTTCTGCTTTGCTAGCCCTGGGGTAGGGGAGGTGGCATGGGACTTAGGGTGGAAGGCAGTAGAGGAAAAATATCACCTTCCTCACAAGCCACTGCCAGTGGAAAGGAGAGCTATGAACATAAGTCCTGTAGGCTTCCCCAATGGGTGGGAGCTATTTGTGGTGGGGGATGAAGGGGCTGGAATCTgaacctcttcccctcccttgtGTTGGTTCCACCATGAGCCAGAGGGTTGGATCGGGCCCATGTCCGTTAGCATGACCCTATGGTTAGGGTGTTGGGGTAGGGGTTGTGATGGGCCACTGCTATGGAACGGATGAGCCCTGTAGCCATCAAATGCTCCCACTGAGGGTTGGCCACTTGAGTTGTTGAATGCCCATTGGGTGTGTTGGGGGAAAGATCCTGGCTGTAATGACTGCCTTGCTCCCACCTCCCAGGAAGGTGACATGACTAATGAATGACACCGTCTCTAACACTACAGCAATATCCTGTATTGTTATTAAACTTGATTTTGGCTACAGCCGGAGCAATGTGttactgcccccttccctccccgcttcCCAAGTCCGACAGATCTGGGGATGAATGCTGCGTGTGCAtctctctccagggctgctttggACAAGGCCAGGCTGGGGCTCAGTAAAACTCCTCCCTGTATTCGATAGTCAGGTAGTCCAGGCAGAAGCGGCCCACGAAGAGGGCGAAGTTCATCACTAGAAGGGATAGAGCCAGAGCCCTGGTCAAGGGGATGGGAATGGGGTTCACAGTTTCCCTTTGCGACTGGACCAGAGGGGCAGCTAAACAGCTGGAGTCCTCCCCAGAATAACTGAGTGTCCACACATTCACCCTCACGCACACGGGTCCCCCGGCTGTGCCCCTGTGTGGTTCTGAGTCATGCTCAGAAATCTCCTGAGCTGGGGAGCCTAAATCCCAGCTGCCATACCCCATGCAAACTGGCTTTGGAAGGTGCTCCCACTGGAGCACACTTCTCAGCTAGAGTTGAGGATAGAACCCAGTAATCCTgactcctgctcctccccacaaCCACTTAAACTGGTTAGACTCATCTGAGTTTCCCCTGTTGCCCTTGCTGTGAACACCCATCAGTTCAGGCATCTGGCTGGAGTtacttacccagcgaggtcaggGCAAACCCCCTGAGAACCTTGTCGTTGGCCTCCAAAGTGTAAAATGTTCCAAGCAAGGCCCAGTAAAAGCTCATCACATGAGATACCTGCAGAGACCAATGCAAATGGTCAGGGAGATGGTCAGGACCCTTCCCTGATCTGTCACTCCCCGGTGCTAACCtgttagaccccactcccctcctaaaTGTCTTACTACTCCTGCCCAGAGatgagaatagaacccaagagtcctaatACTGCCCTCCTCACAGCCCTCATACTATAGTCATCCCTCAGTATTCAAATGTATAAGGGGTATAGAAATGGCCAACCTGGATTGAACCTAaggtctgacagtggccagcgccCGTAGATCCCTGTCCAGTAGGGATGGGTTATCTCCACTTCAGAGATGaggtgacttgcctgaggtcacagagtctgtggcagagattgGAGTAGAAAGCAGGTGTCCAAAGTACCTGACTAGTGCCTTAACCTCTAGGCCAAGCTGCAAGACACAAGGAGCAAGGGGACTCCCCTTACCAGTAGTACTGTGGTGCCATGAAAGCTCATGAGATCGAACTTCTGGGTCACAGTGAAGTGGTAGAGGTCTCCTCCGAAGATACCCATGtgaaccagcagcagcaggagggaggcagtggtGAAGATTACTTTGCTGGGGAAAGTGACGGTGACAAAGGGGTCCTTCCAGCTCATACCTCCCCATCCCATGCTAGGTGTAGGGACCATCTGCTTGGTAACTTTGATGCTGACCATGGTGCTGGGAGAGGGTAATTAGCTCCAGGAGGCaggctggaggctgtttgtagtgATGGCGTGACCTCACTGCAGGCTAGGAGTGGTTTGGAATCCTTGCTGAGGTCATAAAGAACTGAGAGTTCTAGAAGGGTTTGCAGAACATCCATAGGGGCTAGAGAAGGGATTGCAGAAGGTTGAGTGGAGGGACactgggagaggggaaaagaggaTACAGGATGGGGAATCATTATGAACTCTTACCCCCAACTTGAGATATCACAGCAATAAACAAATTAGATTGTCCCCATGCATGATAGATTATAGATGGATAAATGAGCATGTATGGGAATATTAGATGGGGATGAGATGGATGGATGTCTGGACAGATTAGATGGTATGTGAGGGCACGGACTGGTAGATGGGTTGGATGCATTAGATGGGTGTGgaaagggagggatggatagattaGATGATGAGTGTGCCTGGGGATAGTTAGATTTATGGATGGATGCACAGATTAACTAGACTAACAGATTGTAATAATTGAGAAATTCTACGGTAACAGCATGATGTCATAAACCAGTTTGAAGGTGTCATGTGGTAAAATAAGGACCAGGATATGTCATAAAATCACGCCTGTGTGCTGACATCATAAAACAGTCTGGGAAATGCTGTGTAGATGTCTGATTAATTCATATGTGCATGGAACTGGATGTCATATGCTAACATGGTGACATCACAGCACGATAGGGCACTGCCACAGGCTCAGGGAACCACGCAGCGCCTGTGATGTCATTGGCTCATTACAAGATATCATTCAGTTGCAATGCCACCTTCAAAATGTCACCTTCTTGTCGTGGTCACAGTTGCCCTCCCCCGGCCGCCAAAGGCTTATTGTAGAGCTAGAGGCTATTGTCTGCCAAACAGCGCGTCGCTGCTTCCCACTGGCGACGCGTCGGTACAGGGGATCTTTGCTGAATCAAGAGAACGCTTCCGCTTCCGGAAGTGACCTCACCGCCATTGGGGGTGAATGTTCTCGACAAAACTTCACTGATCCCGGAAATGACCTCATCAtcgttggcggggggggggggatgtgctcAACAGAACGTCACTGATCCCGGAAGTGACCTCAGTGTCTTTTTTCCCGTCCAAACAAACCTGTGTGGCTCTCGGCCGGGGGAGGATGTCGGTTCCCCAGGGGGGTCCCCTGCCGGGGCCGGCCGAGCCCGGCTCGGAGCCGCcgggcgggaagcggcggccgcACGGGATGCTGAAGCTCTACTACGGGCTGCCGGACCCGGCGGGGGAGGCTCGGGGCGGCCTGCCCCCAGGAGGGGATCCCGGGGGAcctactgacatcaatggggcgCACTTCGACCCGGAAGTGTTCCTCACTAAGGTGCTCCCTGACGCTGGATGTGCTCAGACCCAGGGGGACCCTCAAAACCTATGGATCCCTGTGTACCAAGGTCCTCCCCCCAATATTCCTCTATGAGCCCCCCACACACTGACCCCTCTGCCGGACTCCCCCCACGCCTGGATCGCCGAGCCCTGCCCGAGGAGCCTCCCCTCCCATACTGATTCTCTAGGGTTCGCCCCTCAAGTCCCTGGTTTACCCCTACCAGGGACGCAGACTCCTGCGGGGTAGCTCCCCCGGCAGCACTTCCCACACACACTTCCCTCCCTGGAACCCTGTCACAGCAGTGACTGCACCTGGGGATTCTCCCCAAAAGGGCTTGACTTTATAGCCTGTCTCTCAGGGAAACCATCCTGTCAAACCCATTTCAATATCGCAACCCCTGCCGGTGACTATTGCCTGCCTCCCCTGGGGAGCcctcctttctgctccctcctaTGCACCTCCATCCCCCAATATTGGGCGG from Emys orbicularis isolate rEmyOrb1 chromosome 7, rEmyOrb1.hap1, whole genome shotgun sequence encodes:
- the TMEM262 gene encoding cation channel sperm-associated auxiliary subunit TMEM262 encodes the protein MVSIKVTKQMVPTPSMGWGGMSWKDPFVTVTFPSKVIFTTASLLLLLVHMGIFGGDLYHFTVTQKFDLMSFHGTTVLLVSHVMSFYWALLGTFYTLEANDKVLRGFALTSLVMNFALFVGRFCLDYLTIEYREEFY